From Halotia branconii CENA392, the proteins below share one genomic window:
- the petH gene encoding ferredoxin--NADP reductase, producing MYNQGAVEGAANTELGSRIFVYEVVGLRQNEETDKTNYPIRKSGSVFIRVPYNRMNQEMRRVTRLGGKIVSIQPASALEQLNGRDPYQNRGTANSEGNGKATPANTEEQLKNKDKKGNTMTQAKAKKGAHADVPVNIYRPNSPFVGKCISNEALVKEGGIGIVQHLKFDISGGDLKYIEGQSIGIVPPGLDKNGKPEKLRLYSIASTRHGDDVDDKTVSLCVRQLEYKHPETNETVYGVCSTHLCFLKPGDEVKITGPVGKEMLLPDDPDAKVIMMATGTGIAPMRAYLWRMFKDAEKAANPEYQFKGFAWLIFGVPTTPNLLYKEELEEIQQKYPENFRLTGAISREQKNPQGGRMYIQDRVAEHADELWKLIKEEKTHTYICGLRGMEGGIDEALTKAAAKEGITWSDYQKDLKKAGRWHVETY from the coding sequence ATGTACAATCAAGGTGCTGTTGAGGGTGCTGCCAACACAGAATTAGGTAGCCGCATCTTCGTTTACGAAGTGGTGGGTCTGCGTCAGAACGAAGAAACTGATAAAACGAACTACCCAATTCGTAAAAGTGGCAGTGTGTTCATCAGAGTGCCTTACAACCGCATGAATCAAGAAATGCGACGTGTCACTCGCCTAGGCGGCAAAATTGTTAGTATCCAACCTGCAAGTGCCTTAGAGCAACTCAATGGTAGAGACCCATATCAAAATAGGGGAACTGCTAACAGTGAGGGGAATGGTAAAGCCACACCTGCGAATACTGAAGAACAGCTCAAGAATAAGGATAAAAAAGGCAACACCATGACTCAAGCGAAAGCCAAAAAAGGTGCTCACGCTGACGTTCCTGTGAACATTTATCGTCCCAATTCTCCGTTTGTTGGTAAGTGCATATCTAACGAAGCGTTAGTCAAAGAAGGTGGGATTGGCATTGTTCAGCACCTCAAGTTTGACATCTCTGGTGGTGATTTGAAATACATAGAAGGTCAAAGTATCGGTATTGTCCCACCAGGATTGGATAAAAACGGTAAGCCTGAAAAGCTGAGATTATATTCTATCGCCTCAACTCGTCACGGCGATGATGTGGATGATAAAACAGTATCACTGTGCGTCCGTCAGTTAGAGTATAAGCACCCAGAAACGAATGAAACAGTTTACGGTGTTTGCTCGACTCATTTGTGTTTCTTGAAACCAGGAGATGAAGTCAAAATTACCGGGCCTGTGGGTAAGGAAATGTTGTTACCCGATGACCCCGATGCAAAAGTGATCATGATGGCGACAGGAACAGGTATTGCGCCGATGCGGGCTTATCTGTGGCGGATGTTTAAAGATGCAGAAAAAGCAGCAAACCCAGAATACCAATTCAAAGGATTTGCTTGGCTGATCTTCGGCGTTCCCACAACTCCAAATCTTCTGTACAAGGAAGAACTGGAAGAAATTCAACAAAAATATCCCGAAAACTTCCGCCTTACTGGTGCTATCAGCCGGGAACAAAAAAATCCCCAAGGCGGTAGGATGTACATCCAAGACCGCGTAGCAGAACATGCAGATGAACTGTGGAAGTTGATTAAAGAAGAAAAAACCCACACCTACATTTGCGGTTTGCGAGGCATGGAAGGTGGCATTGATGAAGCGCTAACTAAGGCTGCTGCTAAAGAAGGAATAACCTGGAGTGATTACCAAAAAGACCTGAAGAAAGCCGGACGCTGGCACGTAGAAACCTATTAA
- a CDS encoding phosphoribulokinase → MTNKPERVVLIGVAGDSGCGKSTFLRRLIDLFGEELMTVICLDDYHCLDRKQRKETGITALDPRANNFDLMYEQIKALKEGQTIDKPIYNHETGNIDPPEKVEPNHIVVVEGLHPLYDERVRSLIDFSVYFDISDEVKIAWKIQRDMAERGHRYEDVVAQINSRKPDFEKFIEPQREFADVVLQVLPTNLIKNDTERKVLRVRMLQREGKEGFEPTYLFDEGSTINWTPCGRKLTCSYPGMQMYYGSDVYYGRYVSVLEVDGQFDNLEEIIYIETHLSKTSTKYEGEMTHLLLQHREYPGSNNGTGLFQVLTGLKMRAAYERLTTKEAKLAIQV, encoded by the coding sequence ATGACAAATAAGCCGGAACGGGTGGTACTAATCGGAGTAGCCGGAGACTCCGGGTGCGGTAAATCTACGTTTTTGCGTCGTTTAATAGATTTGTTTGGTGAAGAATTAATGACAGTTATCTGTTTGGATGACTATCATTGTCTAGATCGCAAACAACGCAAAGAAACTGGGATAACTGCATTAGACCCTAGAGCTAACAATTTTGACCTGATGTATGAGCAAATTAAAGCGCTCAAAGAAGGTCAGACAATTGATAAGCCGATTTATAACCACGAAACCGGCAATATTGATCCACCAGAGAAAGTGGAGCCAAATCATATTGTAGTTGTGGAAGGGCTGCATCCTTTATATGACGAACGAGTGCGATCGCTGATTGATTTCAGCGTTTATTTTGACATTAGTGACGAAGTTAAAATTGCCTGGAAAATTCAGCGGGACATGGCCGAAAGAGGTCATCGCTACGAAGATGTAGTAGCTCAAATCAATTCTCGTAAACCCGATTTTGAGAAGTTTATAGAACCACAAAGAGAATTTGCCGATGTAGTTCTTCAGGTATTACCCACAAACTTAATCAAAAACGATACTGAACGTAAAGTACTGCGGGTACGTATGCTCCAACGAGAAGGTAAAGAAGGCTTTGAGCCAACTTACCTCTTTGATGAAGGGTCAACAATTAACTGGACTCCTTGTGGACGTAAGCTAACCTGTTCATATCCTGGAATGCAAATGTACTATGGTTCAGATGTCTACTATGGTCGCTACGTCTCTGTATTAGAAGTAGATGGTCAATTTGACAATCTAGAAGAAATAATTTACATCGAAACTCATCTCAGCAAGACATCCACCAAATATGAAGGTGAAATGACTCACTTGTTGCTCCAACACCGTGAGTATCCAGGTTCTAACAATGGTACTGGTTTGTTCCAAGTACTTACAGGCTTGAAAATGCGCGCTGCTTATGAGCGTTTAACAACAAAGGAAGCAAAGTTAGCAATTCAAGTTTAA
- the metK gene encoding methionine adenosyltransferase: MSSRYFFTSESVTEGHPDKICDQISDTILDALLTQDSSSRVAAEVVVNTGLVLITGEITSKANVNYVNLARKKIAEIGYNDADNGFSANSASILLALDEQSPDIAQGVNIAQETRQQDSDELFDKIGAGDQGIMFGFACNETSEMMPLPICLAHRIARRLAAVRKTGELSYLRPDGKTQVTIIYEDGRPVGIDTILISTQHTANIGEITDEAAVQAKIKQDLWSAVVEPVFGDIDIKPNQQTRFLVNPTGKFVVGGPQGDSGLTGRKIIIDTYGGYSRHGGGAFSGKDPTKVDRSAAYAARYVAKNIVAAGLAEKCEVQLSYAIGVARPVSIYLDTFGTGTVDDEILLALVKKNFELRPAGIIHVFNLRNLPSERGGRFYQDIAAYGHFGRNDLDLPWERTDKAELLKHEVNLLLSAAIA, translated from the coding sequence TTGTCTAGTCGCTATTTCTTTACCTCTGAGTCAGTTACCGAAGGCCATCCAGATAAAATCTGCGATCAGATTTCTGATACGATTTTAGATGCCTTATTGACGCAAGATTCCAGTAGTCGTGTTGCTGCTGAAGTTGTAGTTAATACTGGTTTAGTGCTAATTACTGGTGAAATTACTAGTAAAGCTAATGTGAATTATGTTAACCTTGCCCGCAAAAAGATAGCAGAAATCGGCTACAACGATGCGGATAATGGTTTTTCAGCCAACAGCGCTAGCATTCTGTTAGCTTTAGATGAGCAATCACCTGATATTGCCCAAGGCGTTAATATCGCCCAAGAAACCCGCCAACAAGATAGTGATGAACTATTCGACAAAATTGGCGCGGGTGATCAAGGTATCATGTTTGGCTTTGCCTGTAACGAAACATCAGAAATGATGCCCTTGCCCATCTGTCTTGCCCATCGCATTGCTCGTCGATTGGCAGCAGTCCGCAAAACAGGCGAACTTTCATACCTGCGCCCTGATGGCAAAACCCAAGTCACTATAATCTACGAAGACGGTCGTCCCGTAGGTATTGATACTATTCTGATTTCCACCCAGCATACAGCTAATATTGGGGAAATCACTGATGAGGCGGCAGTCCAAGCCAAAATTAAACAAGACCTCTGGTCAGCAGTAGTCGAACCTGTTTTTGGTGATATTGATATTAAGCCTAATCAGCAAACACGTTTTTTGGTTAATCCTACTGGCAAATTTGTCGTTGGAGGCCCTCAAGGAGACTCTGGTCTTACAGGACGGAAAATAATCATTGATACCTACGGTGGTTATTCCCGGCATGGTGGCGGTGCTTTCTCCGGTAAAGACCCCACAAAAGTAGACCGTTCTGCTGCTTATGCTGCTCGCTACGTGGCTAAAAATATTGTTGCTGCCGGGTTAGCAGAAAAATGTGAAGTTCAGTTAAGTTATGCGATTGGCGTAGCCCGACCAGTCAGTATTTATCTGGATACATTCGGTACAGGCACAGTAGACGATGAGATTTTGCTGGCATTAGTTAAAAAGAACTTTGAACTACGTCCAGCAGGGATTATTCATGTTTTCAACTTACGTAACCTACCAAGTGAACGAGGCGGACGTTTTTACCAGGACATCGCGGCTTACGGTCATTTTGGACGGAACGATTTAGATTTGCCGTGGGAGCGTACCGATAAGGCAGAATTGTTGAAACATGAAGTTAATCTGTTACTATCAGCAGCGATCGCCTAA